One Vicia villosa cultivar HV-30 ecotype Madison, WI linkage group LG5, Vvil1.0, whole genome shotgun sequence genomic window, TGTTCATATTCAATAGATAGATAGATAAATAGATATAATACGACTTTGTATGAAATAAGATGACATACTGAAAATTTCTTGTGTTGATCTTTTGCTTGTAAAGTAATGAAGTTGTCATTCATAGGCTCGTAGCAAAATATAAGTGAAACAGTAGAGGTAAAATTTGGACAATGGGTTTGCTAATTACCAATAGAGGATTTATTGGATCCCATTCTTCCCTTGGAAGCCACAGCTGCAGTGACACTCTAGTCTCTTCAGGTGTCGAAGTTTTCTAGCACAAGTGAAAAATAGCTAGTAAACTTCAATTCTCGACTTTATAACCAAGTGACAAACTAAATCCATGTCACTTACAAAGAGTTTTTTGTTATAACTTATAAGTGTTCAAATGTCTCGAAACATGTTACAATCAGTTATTGAAGCTGTTGGGAATTCTGTTATATTTTTGTTAAATAGAATAGGGTATCTTTATGTTGCTGCCAATCCTAGAAATCTAACAAAAATAGATGTGAGTTGATTTcatgtatatatattttcataattatgaaaaataatttgcACTTCTTTAACTGGATGCGGCAAATATATTGAAACACATTACATATCTGTACCAGCACCAAGAGTCCAAGATGCTGTGAGAACAAATAGATTAGGTATTAATGATTCAACAAGTAATGTGATGCCACCAAACATAAAGGAACCTGTTTCGTGCCCAATTTTGACACCCAGCCTAGCCGATTGCAAATGCGATGGACATGAGTATCTACACATATACCTTGGACATTGTTCCATGCAACATTCATAACCTAATATGCCACTAACAAAATCAGTTTCAGAAAAAAATTCATGAAACATATTGCTTGTGTTAGAAAATCTATTACGCATACCAAATGAGCCATCTTAGGACCTATGCCCGGAAGTACGAGTAGTTGCTCAATTGTGTTAGGTATGTCTCCCCCATACTTCATGAGACAAATATTTGCGATTTTTTTCAAATTAGTGGCTTTTCTTGTATAAAATCCAAcctggaaaaaaaaaacaaagaaaagaacaCCCAAAATTACAAGCACATGTTCAATTAATACAGCCAAAAAACAAACATAACCTTTAAAAATTGACACTGTAACATGCAAGCTAGGAAAAAACTTGAATCTTCAAATCATTTGAACCACGCAAGATACAATATGTTGAAAAGAAACAAGAAACGTACTGGGTAAATCAACTTTTTGATTGTTTCTTCGTCAGCATTGTTGATTGCATCAGGAGTAAGCAGATCATTTTGAAGAAGACGTTGGATTGCTCCTATATTCTTAAAGACACACTTGTAACTAAAACCGTTTCATACGTTGAAATAAGACATACATTTTTTAGCAACTACACAGTATGAATCACATGCATCAAAAGTAAAATGACATAATGATGTTAGTCAAATTAGCAATCAACTTGCAATAAACTTAATTTTTCAATTCAATCATCCATATCAAGAAATATATAAACTATTAGTTTTATTATGGTACTTCCTCACTTAGTTACTTTCTTCTACTATTTCTTCTTGTTATGTCATGTTTTATAAAGACATGTTTAGACATTCTGATTTCAtgcattatttttcttctttcatcaaAGTAATCAAACCCATTTAACTATCTGGTGTAAATCAGTATTTGATCTTAAAAACAAATAGCATTATTATCTCGGAGTGCATTGCTATGTACAGAAGCCAGGAAACTTAACAGCTTTTATTTACTATATACTTTAGAAGGCATATGTACTCACCGTGATTAATATGATCCTTGGTTTGACTTGATAAAAGGGAAGATACCAGGACAGCAAATCTTCTTTCCTGATTATACACACAGGAATTTTAATATGCGTAAATTCGTTCACAAAACCCTATGTCTAGCAAACCAATAAATTCAAAACAAGATTGTATGGACAGTTGACAAGGTCAGACAACATTGCCGTTAACTCATCAAATGAGTAGTGGCAATATCGGTTGAGGATTGATGATGGAAATTGATTTATCAATTCAATAGCAGTTACAGCATTGTTTTATTCTGCCAGAAAAAAAAATGTTGTGGAGAGCCATACTCATCAAATGAGCCATACTCTAAAAGCATCAGGACCAAAATCAACAAATTAATGCTTATCTGATCTCCACTTATTATACAGAGTAAGACCTTAGGGGGTAGTGTAGAACCAGCTTTCTCACATCCCATAGTGTCTACTGGTGCATCTGCAGAACACCTCATTTTGCGAATACCTTCAAGCGTCTCTTCCCAGTGAGCAGGTAATCCACCTATATCATATATAAACTAAACAATTAAAGCATCTTAGAGTAATGGTGTAACAATGCTATTGGACAAACAGTAGGGAGTATATTAGTCTCAAACTAATATGGTCACAAAATGAAAACATGATTACATGACTATCTTAATTGTTATAGGTGACAGTAAAAGAATATTCTTCATTACATACATTCCTGAGAAAATGTCATGGAATTTCACCAACACATAAACAGGTAGTACTAGAATATATATACACAAAGGAGAGATCAAAACGAAGTTGGGCAAAATAAAAATCGCAAAGTTCAAATAAACCCCTTTTAAGATAGTcagcatattttaaaatttaacaaaGATTTAAATAGCCAGCATATTTAAAACAGTGAGCGAAAACCCGTTTTGCTACCTTAATTGTTGCCTAATTTTCCTGATTTAACAATAATTCTTAAAGCATTTTCTCATACCAAAAGAGAAGACAGACAtctccaaaaataaaaaattttaaaacaccTAAAGCAATGGTGGTTTTTAGGGTAAGGAAGTGTCTCACATGATATACTACGGTAGACCAATACTAAAAACCATCCAAACTCCAACAACAATCACTGTCACCTTCCGCAAATAGAAGCACGAGGTATTACTCAGTCATCACGATTGAGACCGTAACCTAATGTCAGGTTGGCAAATAACAAGGAAAACAAATATTAATGCCTCCAGACTCAACTCAAGTCACCTTCTCAGTCGTAATAACATCGAGAACACTGAAGTTCTACTTAAGGTAACAATGTAGGTCATCATCAGTGTCTCGAGCAATTTTCAAGCATCGGATCACCGTTGACAACCGTTCCACACTCGAGCAATTGCCTAAAACAAACTCATTTCACAAATATTTACCGAATCGTTTCTTACTACTTACTCCTTTGTGTTGTAGAAGAAGCAACTTCACTTTCAGTTGGAGTCACATCTGAGCTCATTTCTGATTTTCCTGCAAAGGAAATATTCTTCTATAAGATTGTCATATACAAAAATCTGTAACACCTTAACAAACATTACTTACTGCGATGAGTCAACTCATTTGCTCCTCTGTAAGCAAAATCTTCAATTTCAGGAAGACCTAACTTCTGTATTTAAACAATACATAGAATTAGAATCAGAAGATAATCATCCTGCATTGTATTCCTAAAGACAGATAGTGAGAAACAAAAGGAGCAAGCAATGGGGAAAAAGATGGTTACTTTGTGAGTCTGAGTTGGGGGTaaaagatgatgatgattgtcttgAAGCTTTGACGTAGTGGTGATTCCTTTGGCTCTCTTGTTTCTTCTGACATAGACGTGAAGTTGTTGGGACAGTGAAGCGCTGGGCTTGACGGAAGCGGGTGCGTTATTGGTGTTGGAGAGAGGAGATTTGTGACGGAAACGTCTTGTCTCGGACATGATCGCGACGTTGATTCTCCAACTTCCCAAAACAAACGGAGGAGAAGAGGGAAGAACTAGCATGGTGTTAtgaattaatttatgatttaaatattttggtttaattttaattttaatctctattttggtttatttatttttggtacaagtaggaaaagaaagaaaaaaaacatgattCTAAACATGAGGCTTCACAAAATACTAGTACcgtattattattagttttatgtTTTGCTAGAGTCAGCAcatgcatttaatttttttttaaaatataaaatatttgaattcgtCATTACTTAAAGAGAAGCTCTTTACGGTTGTAAAGAATCAAATCATTGTGATGTCAAATATTAATAGACTTTGTGATAAGTTTGATGATAGAGTTGAAGTCAGAATAACATATCAGGTCTTTGATGTCAAGTTCACGTGTCATATGCAAATTATGATATAGCGACATCAGCTCAACATGAAGAATGTTGAAATAATCAATATTACGTACAAAACCGTGAACTCAAGCACCATCAGCATTTTGAATCAATTTACCAAAACTCGAGACATCGGAATTACCGAGACTACTACCATCAATATTCAAAATCATATCACTACCTTTGTGTGAATTCCACGTGATGGTTCTCGTTAGGTGGGACAAATTATGCTTGAGAAAACCCTTTCACTTTCTCTCAAACACTAACCCAAGTGTTTTAACTCCAATCACTAAACCCTAATGATCAACTTCAATCACAACTATGAGTGATGTTGAATCTTACAATTCAACTAGACAAACCTTCAACTATGTCAAGTTACTGAAACATAGTATGatgtaaataaaataacaagGACTCTCTTGTAAACCTAGCACTCTAAGATCTTCAATGTGAATGTTTGAGTTTCAATGTAGGTTTGAGCTCCTTATATATCATAATTAAAGGTGCGTGAAATacaagaaagggggggttgaattggGTTTAAAGGTTTAAAATAAAGTTCTTCCCAAATCAAAACGCAAGAAcacaaaataaataacacaattatttttatattggttCAGTATTAACGAAGTTACttcagtccacccgccaaggtgatttcgccttatcaacaaggacttaatccactataaccgaaCTAATTACAGAAACCACAATAAAGACTAATTGTCACTTGTTGCAAACTATAAAAACTAAttgtcaatgtcttcttgagattTATGACTAAAGCCATAGTGTCTCAACGAACTATCGACTTCACTCGTTGTACACAAAGATTTTGTGTTTACATAGTTACTTCAGAACCCGATGACGTCACACGCCTTTTCTTCAGAGTTAGAACCTGTTAACAAAAACTATACACTAGACATTAAATTGTTAGAATACTAAATTATTCTCTAAGATATCATTTTATGCTATCATCAAAACATAAGGTCATATGCATAACCAAATCTTGTGCTTACACTCTATCTCTTTTTTATGATgaaaaaaccatgtattttgatgaacaatTTATACTATGTTTAAATCACATAAAAAGTTATTCGGAGTTAGCTAAGCAACTCCCCCTTAGAATAATATTCTCAAAATTCATGTAAGCTCATATAGAGGGGGCCCCTGAGCACAAGCCTTACAAAATTATTTTGAAGTATAAGAAAGTAGTATGAAAAGAATACTTCCCTGTTTATAGTTCCATCAGAGTCTAACTAGAAATGTCTGGTTCTTCATCTCAGATCCTGGATTGCTATCAGAACGCGATGAATTGACAGATACTGGTTGAACCTTGTTGACATAACTTGTTTGTGAATATGCACTAAACTTTAGAGCGAGGTTCATCATAATTTTTACCATGTTCAGAACATCTGAACTTTCTGCCTTCTTAATCTTTTGACTTTCTTCTAGAGTTTTGGCTGTCTATAAATTTCAGTGAACTTTTGCAAAGTTCTTGAGTCAACCATGTTACATGCAAAATTGTCTTATATCATTTATGGGAAATATTTTTATGAGAATTAGATATATCAAAATCATCTTTTAATTCCCCCCCTTTGTCAGAAATTAAAAAGACTTTAACAAgataaccaaaaaaaataacacttcattgattaagttaataaagtataaaattttacataaagacaaaagaaacaaaagaagataGGGTCccaaaaggaaaagggaaaaaaaacAAGGCTAAGGTTTTTCAGATAACTTCGAGGATATCTCCTGTAGCATCTTAGAAAACCCAGTGTTCAATGCCTATTGTTCTTCATGCTGCTTCTCTTCTTCTGC contains:
- the LOC131607072 gene encoding endonuclease III homolog 1, chloroplastic isoform X1 — its product is MLVLPSSPPFVLGSWRINVAIMSETRRFRHKSPLSNTNNAPASVKPSASLSQQLHVYVRRNKRAKGITTTSKLQDNHHHLLPPTQTHKKLGLPEIEDFAYRGANELTHRRKSEMSSDVTPTESEVASSTTQRSGLPAHWEETLEGIRKMRCSADAPVDTMGCEKAGSTLPPKERRFAVLVSSLLSSQTKDHINHGAIQRLLQNDLLTPDAINNADEETIKKLIYPVGFYTRKATNLKKIANICLMKYGGDIPNTIEQLLVLPGIGPKMAHLVMNVAWNNVQGICVDTHVHRICNRLGWVSKLGTKQKTSTPEETRVSLQLWLPREEWDPINPLLVGFGQTICTPLRPRCGECGISHLCPSAFKEASGSSPVSKSTKSRKSKKL
- the LOC131607072 gene encoding endonuclease III homolog 1, chloroplastic isoform X2, with product MLVLPSSPPFVLGSWRINVAIMSETRRFRHKSPLSNTNNAPASVKPSASLSQQLHVYVRRNKRAKGITTTSKLQDNHHHLLPPTQTHKLGLPEIEDFAYRGANELTHRRKSEMSSDVTPTESEVASSTTQRSGLPAHWEETLEGIRKMRCSADAPVDTMGCEKAGSTLPPKERRFAVLVSSLLSSQTKDHINHGAIQRLLQNDLLTPDAINNADEETIKKLIYPVGFYTRKATNLKKIANICLMKYGGDIPNTIEQLLVLPGIGPKMAHLVMNVAWNNVQGICVDTHVHRICNRLGWVSKLGTKQKTSTPEETRVSLQLWLPREEWDPINPLLVGFGQTICTPLRPRCGECGISHLCPSAFKEASGSSPVSKSTKSRKSKKL